AATCCTTTCCCCAGGCGCCGCGTGACGCGCTGATCGACGGCGTGCGCACGCTGGCCTCGGGAATGGCGCGCTACGCCGGCCGCGCCGCCGCGCGCGGCGCCGAGCTTCCCTACCTCGACGATGAGCCCGAGCTCGACGACTACTGCTGGGTGGTCGCGGGCTGCGTGGGCGTGATGCTGACGCGCCTCTACGCCATCGCCTATCGCGTCTTGGACGACGACCGCCAGGCCGAGCGGCTCGAGCTGGCGCCGGTCGTGGGTCGCGCGCTCCAGCTCACCAACATCCTCCTCGACTGGCCCAGCGACGTGCGCCGCGGCCGCTGCTACCTGCCCGCATCCTGGCTCGCCGAGCATGGAGTCCGCCCCGCCGATCTGGTGGATCGCGAGCGACCCGAGGTGTCGGCGCTGGCGGCGCGGCTCGAGGCCAAGGCGCTGCAGGCGCTCGCCGGCGTTCCCGACTACCTCGATCGGATCCCGGCGGCCCATCTGCGCTATCGCTTGTTCTGCCTGTGGCCCGCGATCTGGGCCGTGCG
The Candidatus Eisenbacteria bacterium DNA segment above includes these coding regions:
- a CDS encoding squalene/phytoene synthase family protein translates to MSTAIQPPPPRLEEDRRYARQTLPRVSRTFAINIRVLGGPLGEWVRVGYLLCRTADTLEDAWPSSHQAPQAPRFDLFLRALERDHSAARTLSDQAARAGGGSELDLVANLPRVLRLLESFPQAPRDALIDGVRTLASGMARYAGRAAARGAELPYLDDEPELDDYCWVVAGCVGVMLTRLYAIAYRVLDDDRQAERLELAPVVGRALQLTNILLDWPSDVRRGRCYLPASWLAEHGVRPADLVDRERPEVSALAARLEAKALQALAGVPDYLDRIPAAHLRYRLFCLWPAIWAVRSLRHARRDQQFPWGPRRPKLPRQEVYGATLRSLLTAGRGPDLRGELRLAGIPLPLGRR